A region from the Pelagovum pacificum genome encodes:
- a CDS encoding endonuclease/exonuclease/phosphatase family protein, translated as MSGLLPRHSLSDITVADALPEVTPAERDRLLSAPRTAEAHRALLAEVPAMRMVQTGGTPTATMLPATPTVVAWNLERCIFPEDSAAHLSGHMPDIVLLSEMDHGMARTKQRHTTAAMADATGMAYAYGVEFYEMDLGGPTERPYCDDDFNAIGWHGNAILSKVPFSRVTMIRLDDHGHWFSAEAGADPEQPRLGGRMALAAVVETAGGPLCVVSTHLESNAGSEHRGQQVEILLDGIDAFAPGLPVLIGGDLNTGNHVPPDYDWRAEALFPLAEARGYSWDFTVDGPTTRASLISPHTERVMKLDWFAGRGLVALDRAILSSISAEGMPLSDHDAVLCKVRMT; from the coding sequence GTGAGCGGTCTGCTGCCCCGGCACAGCCTCTCGGACATCACCGTCGCCGATGCTCTGCCCGAGGTGACGCCGGCCGAGCGCGACCGGCTGCTGTCGGCGCCCCGCACCGCCGAGGCGCACCGCGCGCTGCTGGCCGAGGTCCCGGCGATGCGGATGGTTCAGACGGGCGGCACACCGACTGCGACGATGCTCCCCGCGACGCCGACTGTCGTAGCCTGGAACCTCGAGCGATGCATCTTCCCGGAGGACAGCGCCGCGCACCTATCCGGACACATGCCCGACATCGTGCTGCTGTCCGAGATGGACCACGGCATGGCCCGCACCAAGCAGCGGCACACGACGGCCGCGATGGCCGATGCCACGGGCATGGCCTACGCCTACGGGGTCGAGTTCTACGAGATGGACCTCGGCGGTCCGACCGAGCGGCCGTATTGCGACGACGACTTCAACGCGATCGGCTGGCACGGCAATGCGATCCTGTCGAAGGTGCCCTTCTCGCGCGTCACGATGATCCGGCTCGACGATCACGGACACTGGTTCTCGGCGGAGGCCGGTGCCGATCCCGAACAGCCGCGCCTAGGGGGGCGCATGGCGCTTGCGGCAGTGGTGGAGACCGCGGGCGGCCCGCTTTGCGTGGTGTCCACCCACCTCGAAAGCAACGCCGGCTCGGAGCACCGGGGGCAGCAGGTAGAGATCCTGCTCGACGGGATCGACGCATTTGCGCCCGGTCTGCCGGTGCTGATCGGCGGCGATCTCAACACCGGCAACCACGTCCCGCCCGACTATGACTGGCGGGCGGAGGCGCTCTTCCCGCTAGCCGAAGCGCGGGGTTATTCCTGGGACTTCACCGTCGATGGCCCGACGACCCGCGCCAGCCTCATCAGCCCGCACACGGAGCGGGTGATGAAGCTAGACTGGTTCGCAGGGCGCGGTTTGGTGGCGCTCGACCGGGCGATCCTGTCCTCGATCTCTGCCGAGGGGATGCCGCTGTCCGACCATGACGCCGTGCTCTGCAAGGTGCGGATGACCTGA
- a CDS encoding ATP-grasp domain-containing protein — MTDKNPDKGYVALLGWSLNAIDAVDRFDRRYVVVAPPWAEDYCTQNDIPFVPWDFDRLNERSHELAHQLDDMGVDVAIPIFEETVEWAGAVNAVLMKNPRLLGQSMLFRDKSLMKRRAQLGGIRVGVFEEAHDRGDVIRFLKRVNQTLLKLDGDPNDPIHFKAFDKSGTAGHRVIRTPEDVDNIPDEEFPALLESHLDGWEFAVEAWIKDGKIQFLNISEYVTLGYSVFVPATPELEAHRERITEEIEKLIEVFDIDFGFIHPEYFLTSDNKLYFGEVAYRPPGFNALELIERAYGFNGYQGLVLAFDPKTTQEELDAFFPTEVVDAKGHAGCFGVYPRRRVVSRLEVPEETANHPYFEFHELADPREQKVAKRSAFGTHWGLAYFFGDNAHDLRDLLKRQEDLDYYV, encoded by the coding sequence ATGACCGACAAGAACCCGGACAAGGGCTACGTTGCCCTGCTTGGCTGGAGCCTGAACGCCATCGACGCCGTCGACCGCTTCGATCGCAGGTATGTCGTCGTCGCGCCGCCGTGGGCCGAGGATTATTGTACCCAGAACGACATCCCATTTGTGCCATGGGACTTCGACCGGCTCAACGAACGCTCGCACGAGCTGGCGCATCAGCTCGATGACATGGGCGTCGACGTGGCGATCCCGATCTTCGAGGAAACCGTCGAATGGGCCGGGGCAGTCAACGCCGTCCTGATGAAGAACCCGCGCCTGCTGGGTCAATCTATGCTGTTCAGGGACAAGTCGCTCATGAAGCGCCGCGCACAGTTGGGCGGCATCCGCGTTGGTGTCTTCGAGGAGGCGCACGACCGGGGCGACGTGATCCGTTTCCTCAAGCGGGTGAACCAGACGCTGTTGAAGCTCGACGGTGACCCGAACGACCCGATCCACTTCAAGGCCTTCGACAAGTCCGGCACCGCCGGTCACCGGGTGATCCGCACGCCCGAAGACGTCGACAACATTCCCGACGAGGAATTCCCCGCGCTGCTCGAAAGTCACCTCGACGGCTGGGAATTCGCGGTCGAGGCATGGATCAAGGACGGCAAGATCCAGTTCCTCAACATCTCCGAATACGTGACGCTCGGCTACTCCGTCTTTGTGCCTGCCACGCCCGAGCTCGAGGCGCACCGCGAGCGGATCACGGAGGAGATCGAGAAGCTGATCGAGGTCTTCGACATCGACTTCGGATTCATCCACCCGGAATACTTCCTGACGAGCGACAACAAGCTCTACTTCGGCGAGGTCGCCTATCGTCCGCCGGGCTTCAACGCGCTGGAGCTCATCGAGCGCGCCTATGGCTTCAACGGCTATCAGGGCCTCGTGCTGGCTTTCGATCCCAAGACCACGCAGGAGGAGCTCGACGCCTTCTTCCCGACAGAGGTGGTCGATGCGAAGGGTCACGCCGGTTGCTTCGGCGTCTATCCGCGCCGCCGCGTGGTGAGCCGGCTGGAGGTGCCCGAGGAAACGGCCAATCACCCCTATTTCGAGTTTCACGAGCTGGCGGACCCGCGCGAGCAGAAGGTCGCAAAACGGTCGGCCTTCGGCACCCACTGGGGGCTCGCCTATTTCTTCGGTGACAATGCCCACGACTTGCGGGACCTTCTGAAGAGACAGGAAGATCTGGATTACTACGTCTGA
- a CDS encoding DUF6880 family protein has product MRDCLLWGANLFASLKFFLDWPAENRAAELLVAKHEEIDGDHYEYLAPAAEALSERHPRAATLVLRAMADFTLTRSRAKRYRYAAEHLVSCARLAGDIPDFGAFETHDAYVARLKEAHGRKFGFWSQTAA; this is encoded by the coding sequence TTGCGCGACTGCTTACTGTGGGGGGCTAACCTCTTCGCCTCCCTGAAATTCTTCCTTGACTGGCCGGCGGAAAATCGCGCTGCCGAACTACTGGTGGCCAAGCACGAGGAGATCGACGGGGATCACTACGAGTATCTCGCCCCCGCGGCGGAGGCCCTGTCAGAGCGTCATCCGCGGGCCGCGACGCTGGTGCTCCGCGCGATGGCCGACTTCACGCTCACCAGGTCGCGGGCGAAGCGGTACCGCTATGCCGCCGAGCACCTGGTCTCCTGCGCCCGGCTCGCAGGCGACATCCCGGACTTCGGCGCGTTCGAGACGCACGACGCCTACGTCGCCCGGCTGAAGGAGGCACATGGCAGGAAGTTTGGCTTCTGGTCGCAAACCGCCGCCTGA
- a CDS encoding helix-turn-helix domain-containing protein, with the protein MKRHRQEKGYSLDKLAELTDSSKSYIWELENRDIRKPSGEKLTRIAQALEVTTDYLLDDTAEPGDEVLREAFFRKFSKLKPEDQEKIQQMIDMWGKKD; encoded by the coding sequence ATCAAGCGCCACCGCCAGGAGAAGGGATATTCGCTCGACAAGCTCGCCGAGCTCACCGACTCGAGCAAGAGCTACATCTGGGAACTGGAGAACCGCGACATCCGCAAGCCCTCCGGCGAAAAGCTGACCCGCATCGCCCAGGCCCTGGAGGTCACCACTGACTATCTGCTCGACGACACGGCGGAACCCGGTGACGAGGTTCTGAGAGAGGCGTTCTTCCGAAAGTTCAGCAAGCTCAAGCCGGAGGATCAGGAGAAGATACAGCAGATGATCGACATGTGGGGGAAGAAGGATTGA
- a CDS encoding ImmA/IrrE family metallo-endopeptidase, with protein MPTTPQGWAIRLTQILSLHMAAHGLPRFPVDVAALAQDFSRQVFPDAPISMVGGLNLSKGVEGMLMPRPDGSGEWGIIYNGSIRSAGRRNFTLAHELGHYLLHRQDHPGGLQCTNRNMADWDGARNRIEAEANTFASYLLMPLDDFRAQIKGRAIDIDVMTELADRYAVSLTAATLKWMTITDKRAMIVVGKEGFIDWAWSSQPLLRSGIFYAARQTVIELPPGSLAAREVDGDTGRYGERHEPGVWLGNEPVHEMTVFSPSNEMMTISLLIYPDRAPFRWEAVELEEEPPQDTFERFMAGKAGG; from the coding sequence TTGCCCACGACGCCGCAGGGTTGGGCCATCCGCCTGACGCAGATCCTGTCGCTGCATATGGCAGCACACGGCCTGCCGCGGTTCCCGGTGGACGTGGCGGCGTTGGCGCAGGATTTCTCGCGGCAGGTCTTTCCAGATGCGCCGATCTCGATGGTCGGCGGCCTAAATCTGTCCAAGGGCGTCGAGGGCATGCTCATGCCGCGCCCGGATGGCTCTGGCGAATGGGGCATCATCTACAACGGGTCCATCCGGTCCGCCGGGCGGCGCAACTTCACACTGGCCCACGAGCTGGGCCACTACCTCCTGCATCGGCAGGATCATCCCGGCGGGCTCCAATGCACCAACCGGAACATGGCCGATTGGGATGGTGCTCGGAACAGGATCGAGGCGGAAGCGAACACCTTCGCCTCCTATCTCCTGATGCCGCTCGACGATTTCCGCGCGCAGATCAAGGGACGCGCGATCGACATCGACGTGATGACCGAGTTGGCCGACCGCTATGCCGTGTCGCTGACCGCGGCGACCCTGAAATGGATGACCATCACCGACAAGCGCGCCATGATCGTCGTCGGTAAGGAGGGTTTCATCGACTGGGCCTGGTCGAGCCAGCCCCTGCTCAGGTCCGGGATCTTCTACGCCGCGCGGCAGACCGTGATTGAGCTTCCTCCAGGGTCACTGGCCGCCCGTGAAGTGGACGGGGACACCGGCCGCTATGGTGAGCGTCACGAACCGGGCGTTTGGCTGGGGAATGAACCCGTCCACGAGATGACCGTGTTTTCGCCCAGCAATGAGATGATGACCATCTCCTTGCTCATCTATCCCGACCGAGCGCCGTTCCGCTGGGAAGCAGTCGAACTCGAGGAAGAGCCCCCACAGGATACGTTCGAGAGATTCATGGCAGGTAAAGCAGGAGGCTAA
- a CDS encoding AAA family ATPase, with product MNDEEWTRRFVHPYAGIKKAAETHGHLKPTAVKVPPYATFVVPFAWMLRSEQSGIDQRLPTPLPADEKSPFASPWVFGRARQEAILNLFSSRLTPDRSLVFFYCKEGQPLGDTISRLVMGVGQITTLAPPNGYEVGEKKPTHLMWDLLIRHSIRPDGTDGFLLPYHEYLEPTGDSAEDARREQLLREIAVPADPAHVRVFSYAAELAPPDIALSTLVRCLEAVRKIREHGIAKGPWERREEWLNEQIAKAWWDRGPFPGLGPALEALGMRLGTALALELLSSGIVKADSDPWPIVDAILRGEMKPPQAAYAEDLKAKRDEWIGLSDERRALLKLLSRFSMTSSQAARWFDPQKRAKGTAAKITDAEILANPYRICETDLGDWDDSPVSTGLIDRGLLPDSTIAAKHPVPVPSAVASPNDARRLRAAIVEVLRHASEEGDALLSVSEALQRAGKLDLAHPCVIGSDWPGAHRAALSGVVELVDVVGTGTDVTAALQLTELNGREGRLRSILGRRAGKPAATIEEDWERLLVTAISEAAGHFDRNNERHVQAIEEQALALQRLLSRRLSVLVGRAGTGKTSVMGALMLCDALAKDGILLLAPTGKARVRLGKATNAEAMTVAQFLYRLGRYDGARQRPKFDGKEKYRKEKTIVIDECSMLTMDDLVAILEALDLAHVQRLILVGDPNQLPPIGVGRPFADLVAYLETADSRGEGGDGSALGHALARLSVEVRASADAVASDALRLASWFTREPQPVDADRVLSDLELGEKFNDLEIAFWKTPEELRERLGISFQRHLALRDVSDVAGFDKALGLDERGWVPFDAPEGAERWQILSPVRMHPHGVNDINRWIQRQFRAKELNTAANPWGLSLGDERIVLKDKVIQTSNQRRKAFDGEVQEEYHLANGEVGLAAPGKNGWMNIVFAGRPGLRFGYSKRDFPSGTGPLELAYALTVHKSQGSEFRKVFVVLPKNCRMLSRELVYTALTRSREQLVLLIEGDNATVLFDLSRPEQSETARRNTNIFQGVIRVADDSVPFAEHLIHRTEKGHLVRSKSELVIANMLYQMDIQYEYERVCDGTVAPGRLRPDFSFITPDGDLIVWEHLGMLSRPDYRRGWEWKSEWYTKNGFVEGETLFTSTEDPESGLDSSKLRETAHSIKSLLE from the coding sequence ATGAACGACGAGGAATGGACGCGGCGCTTTGTTCACCCGTATGCTGGGATTAAGAAGGCCGCCGAGACCCATGGTCACCTCAAGCCGACGGCGGTGAAGGTGCCACCCTATGCGACCTTCGTGGTTCCGTTCGCTTGGATGCTCCGGAGTGAGCAGTCTGGCATTGACCAGCGGCTTCCGACGCCACTTCCAGCCGATGAGAAGTCACCTTTCGCGAGCCCGTGGGTATTCGGACGTGCGCGGCAAGAGGCAATCCTCAACCTGTTCTCGAGTCGGCTTACGCCTGATCGCTCCTTGGTTTTCTTTTACTGCAAGGAAGGTCAGCCGCTCGGCGACACGATTTCGCGACTAGTAATGGGTGTTGGGCAAATCACGACGCTCGCACCGCCAAATGGCTATGAAGTCGGCGAGAAGAAGCCCACCCACCTGATGTGGGATCTGCTGATCCGCCACTCGATTCGTCCGGATGGAACTGACGGCTTCCTTTTACCGTATCACGAATATCTTGAGCCAACCGGGGATTCGGCGGAGGACGCGCGGCGCGAGCAGTTGCTGCGGGAGATCGCGGTGCCTGCGGACCCTGCCCACGTCCGGGTGTTCTCCTATGCAGCTGAACTGGCGCCACCGGACATCGCGCTCTCAACGCTCGTTCGATGCCTCGAGGCGGTGCGGAAGATCCGCGAGCATGGAATAGCGAAAGGGCCGTGGGAACGCCGCGAAGAATGGCTGAACGAACAAATTGCAAAGGCGTGGTGGGATCGTGGACCGTTCCCTGGCCTCGGGCCGGCGCTCGAGGCACTCGGGATGCGCCTAGGGACGGCTCTCGCGCTGGAGCTTCTGTCCTCAGGGATCGTGAAGGCCGATTCAGATCCGTGGCCCATCGTCGACGCCATTCTAAGAGGGGAAATGAAGCCGCCGCAGGCCGCCTACGCTGAGGACCTGAAAGCGAAGCGTGATGAATGGATCGGTCTCTCGGATGAGCGCCGCGCGCTACTCAAGTTGCTCTCGCGCTTCTCAATGACGTCTTCGCAGGCCGCAAGATGGTTCGATCCTCAGAAGCGTGCCAAGGGGACGGCTGCGAAGATTACTGACGCCGAGATCCTCGCCAACCCATATCGGATTTGCGAGACAGATCTTGGTGACTGGGACGACTCGCCCGTCTCGACTGGGCTGATCGATCGAGGATTGCTCCCCGACTCGACGATAGCGGCAAAGCATCCTGTGCCCGTGCCGTCCGCAGTCGCCTCGCCAAACGATGCCCGCCGGCTACGGGCCGCCATCGTCGAAGTGCTCCGCCACGCATCTGAAGAGGGCGACGCGCTCCTTAGTGTTTCCGAGGCGCTTCAGCGCGCCGGCAAGTTGGACCTCGCGCATCCTTGCGTGATCGGTAGCGACTGGCCGGGTGCGCATCGCGCCGCGCTCAGCGGGGTGGTGGAGTTGGTTGACGTTGTTGGAACAGGGACCGATGTCACCGCGGCGCTTCAACTCACAGAGCTGAATGGTCGTGAAGGCCGACTACGCTCGATCCTTGGAAGGCGGGCAGGCAAGCCCGCGGCGACGATTGAGGAGGATTGGGAAAGGTTGCTGGTCACCGCCATCTCCGAGGCAGCCGGCCACTTCGATCGGAACAACGAGCGCCACGTGCAAGCCATCGAGGAGCAAGCACTTGCACTTCAACGTTTGCTCTCACGACGCCTAAGCGTTCTCGTTGGCCGAGCAGGCACGGGAAAAACGTCGGTCATGGGCGCACTCATGTTGTGCGACGCGCTCGCAAAGGATGGCATCCTCCTCCTCGCGCCAACAGGCAAAGCGCGAGTTCGACTTGGAAAGGCGACAAACGCCGAAGCGATGACTGTGGCCCAGTTTCTCTACCGCCTCGGTCGTTACGATGGAGCTCGCCAGCGGCCAAAGTTTGATGGAAAGGAAAAGTACCGCAAGGAAAAGACTATTGTCATCGACGAGTGTTCCATGCTGACGATGGATGATCTCGTTGCGATCCTAGAGGCACTCGACCTCGCGCACGTGCAGCGTCTTATCCTCGTAGGTGATCCCAATCAGCTTCCACCGATCGGGGTCGGTCGTCCGTTCGCTGATCTCGTCGCGTACCTTGAGACTGCCGATTCCCGGGGCGAGGGTGGGGATGGTTCCGCGTTAGGCCACGCACTTGCGCGCCTTTCAGTAGAGGTACGAGCCTCCGCCGATGCAGTTGCTTCGGATGCACTGCGCTTGGCATCATGGTTTACTCGAGAGCCTCAGCCTGTCGATGCGGACCGAGTGCTTAGCGACCTTGAGCTCGGCGAAAAATTCAACGACCTAGAAATAGCCTTCTGGAAAACGCCTGAGGAGCTGCGTGAGCGACTCGGCATTTCATTCCAGCGTCACCTCGCGCTTCGGGACGTGAGCGACGTAGCGGGCTTTGACAAGGCCCTCGGCCTTGATGAACGCGGCTGGGTTCCCTTCGACGCCCCCGAAGGCGCCGAGCGATGGCAGATCCTTTCGCCGGTCCGGATGCACCCACATGGCGTTAATGACATCAACCGCTGGATTCAACGCCAGTTCCGCGCGAAAGAACTCAACACTGCTGCGAATCCGTGGGGGTTGAGCCTTGGCGACGAGCGCATCGTGCTCAAGGACAAGGTCATTCAGACATCGAACCAGAGGCGCAAAGCCTTCGACGGGGAAGTACAAGAAGAGTATCACCTAGCAAATGGAGAGGTCGGCCTAGCTGCACCTGGAAAAAATGGGTGGATGAACATTGTTTTCGCCGGTCGGCCCGGTCTTCGCTTTGGCTACAGCAAGCGGGATTTCCCAAGTGGCACGGGCCCACTGGAGTTAGCCTACGCGCTCACCGTCCATAAATCGCAGGGTAGCGAGTTCAGGAAGGTCTTTGTGGTCCTCCCGAAGAACTGCCGCATGCTGTCACGGGAACTTGTCTACACTGCCCTCACCCGTTCAAGAGAACAACTCGTGCTCCTTATCGAGGGAGACAACGCCACGGTCCTGTTTGACCTATCGCGCCCAGAACAATCCGAGACGGCCCGCAGGAACACCAATATCTTTCAAGGTGTGATCCGCGTCGCGGATGACAGTGTGCCGTTCGCCGAGCACCTCATCCATCGAACAGAGAAGGGCCATCTTGTTCGATCGAAGTCCGAACTAGTCATCGCCAACATGCTCTACCAGATGGATATCCAATACGAGTACGAGCGGGTCTGCGATGGCACAGTGGCACCCGGACGCCTGCGCCCAGACTTTTCGTTTATAACACCCGACGGCGACCTCATTGTGTGGGAGCATCTCGGCATGCTGAGCCGA